The Oncorhynchus nerka isolate Pitt River linkage group LG3, Oner_Uvic_2.0, whole genome shotgun sequence genome includes the window CCTCACATGCAGAGAATGCCTGGGTTTCCCCAGGGCATGATGAACCCTGACATGGAGGGACCCCCCAGGCCCGGGATGGGCTGGCCTGAAGACATGCCCCCGAGGATGGGGGACGGCCGGGGGTTCCCAGGAGGGCCAGGGGGTATGTTCGGAGGTCCAGGGGTGCGGGGAGAGCGCTTCCCCAACCCCCAGTCAGTCCAGGAGGCCATGTTTCACCAGGGCATGGGAGGCGACAAGGGACCGGGCCTTCCTCCACAGATGATGATGGAGATGCAGAGGATGATGGGACACCAAAGAGGTGGCATGGAGCCAGGTAACGGGGGCGGGATGATGTTTCCCAGGATGCCCGGCGAGGGCCCCATGAGCCCCTCTTCCAGACTGGTTGTGATGGGGAGCCGGGACATGGGCCCTGAGTTTGGCATGGGCCCCCATGGGAACCCCCAGCTACGAGAGGGGCCTATGAACATGAGCCCAGACGAGATGATGAGAATGAGAGGGCATCCAATGGACAACATGGGGCCCCAGGGAAGGCAGATGCACTTCACAGACCAGCCCCAGCCAGGGGACTTCCCCATGGGACCCGCACGGCCCTTCCCTGGTGGTCCTGGCGGTATGAGGGGCCCTCATGGAGAGCAGGTCTATGCTGGCCCGGAGCACAGGACCACCCCTACGGGGGGCAATGGCCGCCTCAACCACCACCCGCCCTCCGCCGGACCCCCCCACGGCCAGAGGGGACGTAAGCCTGCAGAGCTGATCATCCAGCCAGGAGGGGGCAGCTCACCCAGTATTAACCCCCTCAAGTCCCCTCCTTTGAGGCAGGTGCAGTCCCCCATGATGGGCTCTCCCTCTGGGAACCTCAAGTCCCCCCAGACCCCCTCCCAGCTGGCTGGTATGCTCTCCGGCACTCCGGGACCCAATGGCCCCCCTAACACTGCCAACTCGGCTCCCATGAAGTCTCCTCACTCTATGATGGGGTCTGCTGGTGCCTCCCCTGTAAATATGAGGTCCccgtccctccccaacccttctcCAGGGTGGGCCTCTTCCCCAAAACCCCCCATGCCCAGCCCAGGAATCCCTCAGCAGCAAGGGGGTAAAACCCCCCTCAGTATGACCTCACCTAACATGATGGGTAACATGGAGCAAGGTACAGTACTTTTCTGgatttctcttctttctccctccactgctctcttctcgctctcctttctcttctttctccctccactgctctcttctcgctctcctttctcttctttctccctccactgctctcttctcgctctcctttctcttctttctccctccactgctctcttctcgctctcctttctcttctttctccctccactgctctcttctcgctctcctttctcttctttctccctccactgctctcttctcgctctcctttcctcttctttctccctccactgctctcttctcgctctcacATCTTTCTCTTACCTGATTTGATAAACAACATTACTAATGTTGAGTTCAAGACAGAGAtaatattcattttttaaatttttaatactTACTACCTGATGGAGATGCATGATTGGGTGAAGATGACATCATGTCTTGAATAGAGGGTTGTTTTTGTAACGTCCCTCCTCCTGCAGCACTCTGTCTGTTGTCCAGGCAGTCTAAACAGACCTCTGTTGTATATCTGGGAGTACAGGCTATAATTTGTCTCCAtcagcttcaaatcaaatcatttaTAAGTCAATAAGTCAATTGAAAGCATCATTCTCATCCATGTAAACACATTTTCCCTAATCAGAAAACATTTTCCCATTTCAGGTAAATTGCTCCCCCTTGTGGCCATGTAACTTCACTGTATCTAAATTAATTAAAGTCATTATTTACAATTGACATGTATTGTATGTCAATCTGAAACGTGTTTGACACATTGTCCCTTCTTTCAAGTAACCAGGGTAAACCAGGGTATTTTTTGCCACTTAATGAATAGGACTCATGTAAAGAGTTTACTTTCATATCTCTCACCTCTCCACAGGTGGTAATGGCCCCCTCTCGGCCCCCCCCTCGTCAGGAGCCCAGTCTGGCTCCATGCCCCTCCAGGGGGGTCCAGGCAGCGCCCCGACCGGCAGCCCTTACTCCCTACCCCCCGAACCTACGCTATCCCAGAACCCCCTCTCCATCATGATGTCACGCATGTCCAAGTTCGCCATGCCCAGCTCCACCCCCCTCTATCATGACGCCATCAAGACCGTGGCGAGCTCAGATGACGACTCGCCCCCTGCGCGCTCCCCGAACCTGCCCTCCATGAACAACAATGGTGAGTGGACGGAGATTAGATGTCATGTTATACCGTATTCAAATATCTTGTAAATAAATAAGTATTTTGAGATTTAATGTATATATTCTGTAACACTTTTTCTTAGAGCTTTGACTTTATGGTTTACCCGACATGATTGAAGAATAATTAAATTATAACATGCGGTCTGTGCActaatgtccctctctctctctctctctgtggccctCTGTAGGTATGGGAATGAACCACCACCAAGGTCCTCCTCGCATGATGGGCCCCAGCTCCTCTGGCCCCATGCCTGTCCTCAGTCCCCTGGGTATGACTCCCGTGGGCTCACAGCCTCTCTCCCACGGCATGCCCCAGCAGATTCCCTCCCCAAACCCCCCCAACATGGGCCCTGGCCCGGGCATGATGCCTCATGGCATGATGATGCATCCCAACCCCCAGGACCAAGGCATGGGTAACCCCCAGATGATGCCCCAGGGGCGCATAGGCTACCCCCACAGAGGGCAGGGCTACCCCCTCCCCCAGTCCCCCTCCCAGCAGGGTGCCTACTCCCCCCACAATGGCCCTGTGCCCCAGGGCTTCCCAGGACACCCCATGGGCTTCCAGGGAGAAGGGGGTCCTATGGGGGGTCGGATGGGGAACATGCCTCCTGGAGGTGGAGGCGATGGAGGTAGGCCCAACAACCCTGGAGGACCACAGTTCAACATGCACGGAGAGTTCAGTGATGTAGACCTGCATGAGGTGATGCGAACCGGAGCGTCCGGTATGCCAGAGTTTGACCTGTCCAGGATCATCCCATCAGAAAAGCCCAGCCAGACGCTGTCCTACTTTCctaggggaggaggagatggccCCGGCCCAGGGGGGAAACCTCCACACATGCAGGGAATGATGCAGGGGATGATGGGGGAGGGCCCCCCAAGGATGGGCATGCCCATGCAGGGGCTGGGAGGGATGCCCGGGGGGCCGGGAGGCACTATGGGCCCCCAGGATATGCCCATGGGAAACCCTTCCCATAATCCTATGAGGGCACATGGGCCCCCAGGGTTCATGGGTCAGGGCATGATGGGACCTCAGCACCGGATGATGTCACAGGGGGGTCCAGCGGGCATGATgcagggaaaggagaggggggtaCTCTACAACCACCCTGGGCCTGGGGGGTCGCCCAACATGATGATGTCTCTGCAAGGCATGGGCGTCCCCCCCCAGCagacgacgatgatgatgatgggggggCAGATGAGGCAACGtggcatggacatggacatggggtTCAGCCCAGGGCCTGGAATGTTCTAACACACAACTAATAGAACCATGGACCTCGAATGTTGTGAGCTCATATACAGAATTGGATGGAATGTGTCAcggcagaaaagagagagatggattaaAACATAGAAAGTaaggaatgacagacagagattGGTACTCTGGCATGAAACATGTATCGGAGAGGAGTGATGCCGTTAATGGCTTGTGGGGTCTACATAGCCCAGTACTTGTCTTTTGCCACAAGCATTTAATTTGGTCTCTTCAGAAATGTCTGAATGTATGGGATTGTTGTGCTTCAATGTCACAATTAAACTGTTCCTCAAGTGTTTTTTTGTGTTAAATCTCTGACTATAAGGTTTGAGTGTCGAAGAGGAATAAGATAAACCACCTTGGAGGACTGTACCGCTAGCTAGCTGTAAATCAACTTTTTCAAATCACTAAACAAAATCAACAACGGATTTTCCCAGCAAAGGATAAGGAACTTAAAAATGGAATAAAAAGACTTTGTGAAATAAAATCGTATTTTGTGAAGATTAATGGAATTATATCTTCTCTAGTTCCATCGTTTTGACTAtttctgtcctgtgtgtgtgtgtgtgtgtgtgggtacgagCCTGCGacggtgtgtgttttgtgttgtaAGTATGTATAGGAATTCTATCAGTGACCTCTAAGCTCTCTTACCCACCTTTTCATTGGGGGAGGGATGCCACTCTAAAGAACAGTACTGTTTACCATTGGTGGGATATTTTCATTTTTGTCTTTTAATTTCCTTTAAATCCATTGTATAACAAACCAAACTATGACCTCATAGAGATAATGGTATTATTAAAAAAGCACAAACATTGATAAACTGTAGTGTCTTCTTTCTCCCATTTCAACTCTTCCCCAGACAGTTTGTACCATTTCTGATTCCTGTTGCTGTTGGGTCTTCTGTTGACTCTGGGATTTCATTCCCACAGCATTAATCTGATAGGAGATTAACTGAGTGGGACCAGACATAACAGGCGAACTAGGGCTCTACTCTTTTCTGGTATATGTCGGCTCAATAGGAAATTGCTTTCAAATTTCAAGCACTCTATAGTGCTGATCTTCGGCGATAGACTGGCTCGATTCAATATGTATCAAGAAAGCCAGAGTTCTTCCTGACCATGCTTCTAACCACCAAATGACACTTACAAACTAAAATGTGTATACATTGTACTATAAATTGGTAAGTCAGAGCCTCCTATCACATtcatttgtgtatatatatatatatatatatatatatatatatatacacacttgaagtcggaagtttacatataccttagccaaataaatgTAAACTCCGTTTTACACAATTCCTGGCATTtattccaagtaaaaattccctgttttaggtcagttaggatcaccactttatttcaagaatgtgaaatgtcagaataatagtagagaatgatttatttcatcacattcccagtgggtcagaagtttacatacactcaattagtatttggaagcgttgcctttaaatggtttaacttgggtgaaatgttttgggtagccttccacaagcttcccacaatgggtgaattttggcccattaatcatgacagagttggtgtaactgagtcaggtgtgtaggcctccttgctcgcacatgctttttcagttctgcccacaaatgttcaatgggattgaggtcatggcctcatgatgccatctattttgtaaagtgcaccagttcctccagcaacaaagcacccccgtgcttcacggttgggatggtgttcttcagcttgcaagtctcccccttttccccccaaacataaccatggtcattatggccaaacagttctatgtttgtttcatcagaccagaagacatttctccaaaaagtacgatctttgtccacatgtgcagttgcaaactgtagtctggctttttttatggcggttttggagcagtggcttcttcattgctgaacagcctttcaggttaagttgatataggactcgttttactgtggatatagatactgttgtacctgtttcctccagcatcttcacaagttccttgctgttgttctgggattgatttgcacttttcgcacaaaagtacgttcatctctaggagacagaatgcatctccttcctgagtggtatgatggctgtgtactattgtttgtacaaatgaacgtggtaccttcaggcgtttgtaaattgctcccaaggatgaaccagacttgtgaaggtctgcaattttttttctgaggtcttggctaatttcctttgattttcccatgatgacaagcaaagaggcactgagtttgaaggtaggccttgaaatacatccacaggtacacctccaattggctcaaattatgtcaattagcctatcagaagcctctaaagccatgacatcgttttctggaattttccaagctgtttaaaggcacagtcaacttagtgtatgtgaacttctgacccactggaattgtgatgcagtgaattgtaagtgaaataatctgtctaaacaattattggaaaaagtacttgtgtcatgcacacagtagatgtcctaacggaCTTGCCAAATCAAAGTTTTTTAACAAGGaattgagttttaatgacttcaacctgtGTAGATAAATTCCCGACTTTAACTGTATACAGTGTCAGTCACGTCTTTGGTCATGTTCACATTGGTCCCTACTCCCCCCACAAAAGCACCCTAATTATTGGCTGACAGTAGAGCCTACTGCAATGCAACCAAAGACGGTTGAGAAATTATGTTCCACTCAGGCCGTTTACCAATGGAAAAAATGGGCATTTCCGGTCTGCTTAATAGTGGGGTGGCTCTCCAATAGGCACTAATGCattagcagctgggtctggtcatATTAGTTGACTGTATAGATGGGTTGcttgttaaagaaggatttttaagccttgagacaattgagaaatggactatatgtgtgccattcagagggtgaatgggcaagacaagaaATGTAAATGCCTTTGAACAAGGTATGGTAGAAGGTGCCAGGCGCTAAGGTTTATGTCAaagaactgcagcgctgctgtgtttttcacgctcaatagtttcccgtgtgtattcagaatggtctaccacccaaaggacatctagccaacctgaaacaactgtgggaagcattggagtaaaaatgggccagtatccctgtggaacactttagacaccttgtagagtccattagGAAGTTGTTCCTAATATTTGGTATACTCAGTATATATACCTGTTTAAATAGTTCCCCTTGGATCTACACATGTGCTTTGAGTTGCATGGCTCTAGTTGAAGTGCAAAGAAGCCCCTTGTGCACATCCTCATGACAACAAGCACCTTCATATGATCAGACAAAATCCCATTTCCATGTGTTTCCATTACTAATAGAAATCTCTCCCCCAAAGGGATGTCTGTATTTGTTTTTCATTTTCCTCCCATCTCCTGTATTCAGAGAGTGACCTTTCACTGGCATGCAGGGATATGAAACCAAAACAAGGGAGGGCTTTTCACTCCAAATGGATGTGAGATCAGAGACCGTTGTAGACCTACAGCACATAATGGCTTAGAAGGTCTTGGTATCCAACGGGGATAGACAAACAGTGACAAAGCATTGGAACATGTAACTGAAATGAAGCCACAATGTACACTGCTAGCTTGCCTACAACAAGGCTTGTTTTGTTGGATAGGCTTGTAGTAATAAACACTGACCTTGCCTTTCTGTAAGCCTTTTATTCATCAGGGGCTGAGGGTGAGATATCATCTTAATGAACAGTGTGAAAAGGAACAACTGTAAAATGGTGGCAAACAGAACAGATCCAGAATGCAATTCAGCAATTAATCGTTGCTCCAATCCATTGAGCCTGACACAATGTGAAGCCCCCGCTCGAGCTACAGCGGGGGAAAGAGCAGtaatgatgcacacacacacacacatgcatgcacagtcCCTTACAC containing:
- the LOC115115208 gene encoding B-cell CLL/lymphoma 9 protein-like, whose protein sequence is MLEVQEERPAAAGGTAATHFSKKERGKKEREEAKDGRGNLGNIGNSALGSGGRGNGRGKAPHTHTGSPHQLITPPCSVVLGAPSIHHNRLKNSPSNTQSPKPKPEGMVRSPPVMSPSGGAAQMDSKLPNQSKPGSAGSQSQASPCDPKTVGGKGSQQGGMSGVGPGGMGGLKNGQGLNSGGQGTKVKVKRERSTSVESYNEQQPGIATPTSDDKDSNKVKRMCVAERRQPYSGADWCSGGESDEDDKGFFNCNSSDVKPQDSNSHPPPNAGLSRSSTPSHNALGGQGAASEAGGQKAGSKVVYVFTTEMANKAADAVLTGHSENIINFHMRTISNNKDKIPLPPLNDQARPLRGDPKPSQQSSSHSSDKNHQTGSKPGPTDQAPPQPPPQGVKPGSLTQDGASSADMDPKNLHGSSPGNTMGPGDQTPGCQPQSEQGMPPLNPPQPGEGGGLGPIGMGQPGLTPQQQQQQLAQELLNMEANTEGLSQEQLEHRQRSLQTLRDIQRMLFPDDRDAPPPPGPIGGLPQSHDGMPDGGPRRPEQGPLQAMMAQSQSLGPPGGSGGSRPQGTPFGPQHGHPRDMPPFPDELGHMMGPGGCGDGDHMTPEQVAWLKLQQEFYEEKKRKQEMHHRPLPPDMMMHPHGPRGMMRGPPPPYQMGPGEVWVPGGPGGPPEHYHDRMAMGPRGMPPHMQRMPGFPQGMMNPDMEGPPRPGMGWPEDMPPRMGDGRGFPGGPGGMFGGPGVRGERFPNPQSVQEAMFHQGMGGDKGPGLPPQMMMEMQRMMGHQRGGMEPGNGGGMMFPRMPGEGPMSPSSRLVVMGSRDMGPEFGMGPHGNPQLREGPMNMSPDEMMRMRGHPMDNMGPQGRQMHFTDQPQPGDFPMGPARPFPGGPGGMRGPHGEQVYAGPEHRTTPTGGNGRLNHHPPSAGPPHGQRGRKPAELIIQPGGGSSPSINPLKSPPLRQVQSPMMGSPSGNLKSPQTPSQLAGMLSGTPGPNGPPNTANSAPMKSPHSMMGSAGASPVNMRSPSLPNPSPGWASSPKPPMPSPGIPQQQGGKTPLSMTSPNMMGNMEQGGNGPLSAPPSSGAQSGSMPLQGGPGSAPTGSPYSLPPEPTLSQNPLSIMMSRMSKFAMPSSTPLYHDAIKTVASSDDDSPPARSPNLPSMNNNGMGMNHHQGPPRMMGPSSSGPMPVLSPLGMTPVGSQPLSHGMPQQIPSPNPPNMGPGPGMMPHGMMMHPNPQDQGMGNPQMMPQGRIGYPHRGQGYPLPQSPSQQGAYSPHNGPVPQGFPGHPMGFQGEGGPMGGRMGNMPPGGGGDGGRPNNPGGPQFNMHGEFSDVDLHEVMRTGASGMPEFDLSRIIPSEKPSQTLSYFPRGGGDGPGPGGKPPHMQGMMQGMMGEGPPRMGMPMQGLGGMPGGPGGTMGPQDMPMGNPSHNPMRAHGPPGFMGQGMMGPQHRMMSQGGPAGMMQGKERGVLYNHPGPGGSPNMMMSLQGMGVPPQQTTMMMMGGQMRQRGMDMDMGFSPGPGMF